The sequence CTCCATATCTTTCTTGTTCGTGCAGCAAGCTGCACTCAGCCGAGCAGAGATTCACCGATAGTCCCGCCTTCACGAATGCCGGGGAAACAGGCGAATACCGCGCTGCCGGTGTGAACCATATATTCATTCAGTCGGTCATTCTTCGAGAGCCGCTCCTGGATCGATACGAACTGCTTCACCAAATCCCGCTGGAAGCTGATGAATAACAGGCCTGCATCCAGCTGTCCGGTCGTAAGATCCATTCCGCTGGAGTAAGAATAGGAGCGACGCAGCATTTTGACCGTACCGTCACCATGTGCCAATGCGGAATGCGAATCGGGCGGGACAATCGGTTTGCCGGAGTCGTCCGCTGCTTTCAGATTCAGCTCATCGAATTCGTCCTTGGCGCCAATGGGAGCGCCGCTATGGCGATAACGTCCAAAGGTCGATTCCTGATCATTCAGTGTGGAGCGATCCCAGATCTCAATACGCAGGCGTACCCGGCGTACAGCCATATAAGTGCCGCCGTTCATCCAGGCGGGTCCGTCACCGCTGCTGTTCCAGACAATCTTCTGCATCTCAGCGGCGTTGGTAACATCGGGATTGCCTGTGCCGTCTTTGAAGCCCAGCAGATTGCGTGGTGTTGTTCCCTTGGGATCGGCTCCGCCCGTCCGCTGAAACCCTTCCTGCGTCCAGCGCAGAACGGCCGTGCCACGAGCTATTCGCGCCAAATTACGGATGGCGTGAAAGGCTACCTGCAGGTCGTCAGCGCAGGCTTGGACACATAGATCACCCCCGGACCATTTTGGCTCCAAGTCGTCTCCTTTGAACGAAGGAAGATCAGCCAGCGTTGCCGGACGCTTCGAGGCCAGTCCGAATCTCCCATCGAAAAAGGATGGCCCCACCCCGAACGTAAGCGTGCAACGTGCAGGCGTCAACCCTGCGGCTTCACCCGTATCGGAAGGTGGCAGATGAGGATTGTCATTTACGTTGCCAATGAGGCTGCCAGAAGTCAGCGCGGCTGCGGCGGTAGTCCACGACTCTAGCAGCTTTTTAACATCTGCTAGTTTGGTCGTAGTCAGATCAAACGTTGCAAAATACAGGAAGTTTTGCGCTGGAGTAAGAATTCCAGCCTGATGGCTTCCGTAGAACGGGATAGAGTCATCGTTTGGTGCTACAGCTGGAGCTTGGGCTGCTGCACCACGTGTTGCCATAATTCCACCTATCCCTCCACCACCTAGCAGCAGGCCAAGACCGCCGACGCCGGTGAGCCGCAGCATATCGCGGCGGCTCAGCTTTTTACCTAATAAGGGGTCACTCTTCTTCATACCGGTCACACTCCTAGAATAGTTCCCATATTGGACAATGGCTCAGCCAATGCGTCCAGGTTCTGGCTCAATGTACGAATTTCATCTTCCTTCAGCGCCTCGTAGGAAACATAACCCTCCCCTGATTTAAAAGGAGCCAGCTCAGCTTGCAGGGCTGCAAACTTTTCGCCGATCGTTTGTTCTAGTGCTGGATCTTTTTTCGCCAATTCCGGCTTTAACAGTTCATATATTTTTTGGGCCCCTTCGACGTTAGCGACGAAATCATACAGGTCCGTATGGGAATAACGTTCTTCTTCTCCGGTTACTTTCGAGGAGGAAACCTCGTTCAGCAATTCAACAGCACCGGTAACGAGTAGATTGGCATCAATCTCGGCCGTCTCAACTTTGGCACGCAGCAGTTGGGCATCCTGTAATAGTCGGTCTGCTACTTCTGCTGTACCTTCAGTTGTTTTGGCCTCCCAGAGTGATTTCTCAATCTTATGGAAGCCACGCCAATCCGCTGCATCTACATCATTCTCACGAGCATCTATGTTGGGGTCCAGATCACCAAGCGCTTCGGCAATCGGCTCAATCCGCTCATAGTACATACGGGCTGGAGCATACAATGCCTTTGCTTCTTCAAGCTTGCCCGCTTTAACTGCATTCGTAAATGTTTCCGTTTCCTTCACAAACTGATCGCATTGCTCGATTACATAAGCGCGGTACTGCTCAATGGCTGATGTGAAATCCACAGCCTCCACGTTAGTAGCGGG comes from Paenibacillus sp. 19GGS1-52 and encodes:
- the efeB gene encoding iron uptake transporter deferrochelatase/peroxidase subunit, giving the protein MKKSDPLLGKKLSRRDMLRLTGVGGLGLLLGGGGIGGIMATRGAAAQAPAVAPNDDSIPFYGSHQAGILTPAQNFLYFATFDLTTTKLADVKKLLESWTTAAAALTSGSLIGNVNDNPHLPPSDTGEAAGLTPARCTLTFGVGPSFFDGRFGLASKRPATLADLPSFKGDDLEPKWSGGDLCVQACADDLQVAFHAIRNLARIARGTAVLRWTQEGFQRTGGADPKGTTPRNLLGFKDGTGNPDVTNAAEMQKIVWNSSGDGPAWMNGGTYMAVRRVRLRIEIWDRSTLNDQESTFGRYRHSGAPIGAKDEFDELNLKAADDSGKPIVPPDSHSALAHGDGTVKMLRRSYSYSSGMDLTTGQLDAGLLFISFQRDLVKQFVSIQERLSKNDRLNEYMVHTGSAVFACFPGIREGGTIGESLLG
- the efeO gene encoding iron uptake system protein EfeO, which gives rise to MKFNYVVPAGLLAASILFAGCSNNDNNGTGNEAAAASNNTALNVPVASAEPATNVEAVDFTSAIEQYRAYVIEQCDQFVKETETFTNAVKAGKLEEAKALYAPARMYYERIEPIAEALGDLDPNIDARENDVDAADWRGFHKIEKSLWEAKTTEGTAEVADRLLQDAQLLRAKVETAEIDANLLVTGAVELLNEVSSSKVTGEEERYSHTDLYDFVANVEGAQKIYELLKPELAKKDPALEQTIGEKFAALQAELAPFKSGEGYVSYEALKEDEIRTLSQNLDALAEPLSNMGTILGV